Proteins from one Belonocnema kinseyi isolate 2016_QV_RU_SX_M_011 chromosome 8, B_treatae_v1, whole genome shotgun sequence genomic window:
- the LOC117179001 gene encoding tubulin beta chain-like: MREIVHLQAGQCGNQIGAKFWEVISEEHGIDQTGVYHGETDLQLERISVYYNEASVATASSGGKYVPRAILLDLEPGTMEAVRSGAYGKLFRPDNFVFGQSGAGNNWAKGHYTEGAELVDSVLDVVRKECENCDCLQGFQLTHSLGGGTGSGMGTLLISKIREEYPDRIMNTYSVMPSPKVSDTVVEPYNATLSVHQLVENTDETYCIDNEALYDICFRTLKVANPSYGDLNHLVSLTMSGVTTCLRFPGQLNADLRKLAVNMVPFPRLHFFMPGFAPLTSRSMQQYSLLSVPELTQQMFDAKNMMAACDPRHGRYLTVAAVFRGRMSMKEVDEQMLSVQNKNSSYFVEWIPNNVKTAVCDIPPRGLKMSATFIGNTTAIQELFKRISEQFTAMFRRKAFLHWYTGEGMDEMEFTEAESNMNDLVSEYQQYQEATAEEDFEVEEGGDDFEACDQE, translated from the exons ttttgggaagtCATTTCAGAGGAGCACGGCATTGACCAGACTGGGGTTTATCATGGCGAGACTGACCTGCAACTGGAACGAATTTCTGTTTACTACAATGAGGCATCTG tTGCCACAGCCTCTAGTGGAGGGAAATACGTTCCTCGAGCAATTCTCCTCGACCTTGAACCCGGAACCATGGAAGCTGTTCGTTCCGGAGCCTATGGAAAATTATTCCGCCCCGACAATTTCGTCTTTGGCCAATCCGGAGCCGGAAACAATTGGGCCAAAGGTCACTACACCGAAGGAGCCGAATTAGTCGACTCAGTTCTCGATGTTGTCCGGAAAGAATGTGAAAACTGCGACTGTCTCCAGGGTTTCCAACTAACCCACTCCCTCGGAGGTGGTACCGGATCCGGAATGGGCACCCTCCTCATTTCGAAAATTCGGGAAGAATACCCTGACCGTATCATGAACACCTACTCCGTGATGCCATCACCCAAAGTTTCAGATACAGTCGTCGAACCCTACAATGCAACCCTATCAGTTCACCAACTTGTGGAGAACACAGACGAGACCTACTGCATTGATAATGAAGCCCTTTATGACATATGTTTCCGAACTCTCAAGGTGGCCAATCCATCCTATGGAGACCTTAACCATCTGGTTTCGTTGACCATGTCCGGAGTCACCACCTGTTTGAGGTTCCCTGGTCAGCTGAATGCTGACCTCAGAAAACTTGCAGTCAACATGGTACCATTTCCGAGATTGCATTTCTTCATGCCAGGATTTGCACCCCTAACTTCAAGATCCATGCAACAATATTCACTACTGTCAGTTCCGGAATTGACTCAGCAGATGTTTGATGCGAAAAATATGATGGCAGCTTGTGATCCAAGACATGGAAGGTACCTAACTGTGGCTGCAGTTTTCAGAGGAAGGATGTCTATGAAGGAGGTTGATGAACAGATGTTGAGTGTCCAGAATAAGAACAGTTCCTACTTTGTCGAATGGATTCCTAACAATGTGAAGACTGCTGTTTGCGATATTCCACCCAGAGGGTTGAAGATGTCGGCCACTTTCATCGGAAACACTACAGCCATTCAGGaacttttcaaaagaatttctgaGCAGTTTACTGCTATGTTCAGGAGAAAGGCTTTCTTGCATTGGTACACTGGAGAAGGCATGGACGAGATGGAATTTACTGAAGCAGAATCGAATATGAATGATTTGGTCTCCGAGTATCAACAGTATCAGGAAGCAACTGCTGAGGAAGATTTTGAGGTTGAGGAGGGTGGAGATGATTTTGAAGCCTGTGACCAGGAGTGA